The following proteins are encoded in a genomic region of Vicugna pacos chromosome 16, VicPac4, whole genome shotgun sequence:
- the LOC140686464 gene encoding retinal guanylyl cyclase 1-like, which translates to MEPSDLSGAREALRRVRDGPRVRAVIMVMHSVLLGGEEQRRLLEAAEELGLADGSLVFLPFDTLHYALSPGPDALAALANSSQLRRAHDAVLTLTRHCPTGSSVLDSLRKAQEHRELPPDLNLQQVEGPGRREERKRAGEERRDSPKGQRRLEAMGREVIRVDERRGGCQ; encoded by the exons ATGGAGCCCTCGGACCTATCTGGGGCCCGGGAAGCCCTGAGGAGGGTCCGGGATGGGCCCAGAGTCAGAG CAGTGATCATGGTGATGCACTCGGTGCTGCTGGGCGGCGAGGAGCAGCGCCGTCTACTGGAGGCTGCAGAGGAGCTGGGCCTGGCCGATGGCTCCCTGGTCTTCTTGCCCTTCGACACTCTCCACTACGCCTTGTCTCCAGGGCCAGACGCCTTGGCCGCGCTCGCCAACAGCTCACAGCTTCGCAGGGCCCACGATGCGGTGCTCACTCTCACGCGTCACTGTCCCACGGGAAGCAGCGTACTGGACAGCCTGCGCAAGGCCCAAGAGCATCGGGAGCTGCCCCCTGACCTCAATCTGCAACAGGTAGAGGGAccagggaggagagaagaaaggaagagagctgGGGAAGAGCGCAGAGATTCGCCAAAAGGGCAGAGGAGGCTGGAGGCAATGGGAAGAGAAGTGATTCGAGTTGATGAAAGGAGAGGAGGATGCCAGTAG